In Biomphalaria glabrata chromosome 16, xgBioGlab47.1, whole genome shotgun sequence, the sequence acagctcattattcattctattataaagtgccttttgaataatgagaaaaatattctaatatgaatttatagtcccttaatacattgcaaataaaaccgatttctttgttctttgaaaagattagataccccacatatttagattaaggctttgaggatcgccgccgaaaaaaaaaattcgattaataatattcaataaaattcaagcataaattgtgagttatagtcctaaatttatttaactagaaaaatatgagatagagtaaaggttggaaaaagtcgactaggaaatgATTAGcctatctggcttttgaactcatctcaaccgtgactgttatattgaaaaatttcgtttgaattataacttttccaaagcaaagtctttcttaaaatagttatgataaattcatgtaaaATTACACAAattctgtctggaaaggggaagggcggtaaaatgaaaacgattaatcgtcgctcctttttataatttctgctaatgattgcattttgcattaaagaataggggttgggcgactcgatataagaatttactttatagcatatataaattatattagtgacagatttttttaattttgtaatttcttactataatacaaaaagaaaaggtattgatttgtccgatggggggaaggggattgcatgtatcgcacttccacctgtttatattatatagatattcgactaattttgttcacatactatgatttctccataaaagtaggaccgccccccccactcaaagggtttagatagGAAGGGCAGTGGAagtattcgctcttccccttccaatcggccaacaggtgaacgaaattatatgaagaccggttaaaataccaataacaagttttaatcatatagatatttaattgattctgttagcaagctgtgatttctacaaataaataagaccgccccccccactcgaaagtttatggtggaggggagggggcggattgatgccatcgccccctcccgaccctaccaaatcggcccaaatactagaaggggggggcgaaataatctaaaaataggttgaaatataaataattagtatatattattaacataagtaataaattcgcatacgaATTGTGTGAATTcgatactataattcgtccgcccccccccttcggggggggggggggtcagccgagtgggggggggggcgatcgcccctaccgccccccccccctggatccgccagtgccttgCATATGGAACAAAGAATGTGCATATATCTTTTTGTCTAAATTTTTCATTTTCGTGTGGTCtttgtaggttttttttttttggtagcatcttagttccattgctaggatactCCTCTCGAGAActggatttaaaaaatatagcaaAACTCATTATCATTGAAACGACTTTCGATCCATTGTGCATTGCTATATAAGAGCTGACATCATTGCactatttaattgttttaatgtatttttttaaaagtgccTGGCTGTCTCATGATTGTTGCAGATTGGAACCCCAGTCTCTTTCCTCACATGCACTTTTCCTGCAGGAGTTCAAGGCGAGGACTCATTGATCTTTGCCTATTGTAGTAGCGACTGAAACTTGAAAACAGTCAAATCTAAACTATTTAGGATCAAGTTAACTGTGTCTCTTAATTAGATAGTCGTTTACcgtcttcttttcttttctggtgAATACTGAAAAGTAAGAAAGTCATCGGCACCGTTCTTAAtcaatgtttacatttgttgtcgATAAGTATTCTATGGATAAAGCCACAGTGATGCATTGGGTCTAAACAGTATATAAttttgacaccatttatataaTCTTGCGTGACACAATGATGAAGTCGGAGTTACCCCATGTAACTTTTGCGTTGACAGAGagcgaggctcagaaaaaaaaaaggggggaggcgTATGCTACGCGCGGGTCGGCTCGAGGTCTGTAAAATAACTACATTGCAACAGTGAAAAATACTATGGGAGATAAGTCatgaaaaaattaattgctACAAAGTTTAAGTTATATAAAACAATCTTCAAGTGATTTTTATTCctataaaacattgattttgggagagaaaaaaagccaagtttatatattttattaaagttttgGCCAAGATATTCTAAAAACCTTTTTATGCAATGTCTAATTTCTTAAAAGGGAAGTAAGCATACGAAATAATTTAAAGTGTTGTCTTCAAATGACTTAAACTCTCATGTGTCATTTATGTTTCGTACTTTATAGGCCCAGCAGCAGGATAGCCAACAGAAACTACTTCAATGGCCCGTTAGGATTCGCTCAAATGGCAGGACAGATGTTGGAAGGATTCGGCAGAGGTATCAATGATGTCGCTACAGGCTTTGTCAACGGTGATCCAGGTGAGTTTAGTTCTTGGCCAACTTCAAATTGACCCTTACGAAAGCTTGAAGAAAAGGCTGCGTGTTTGTATGTTTCTGctgccattttgttttcaaagcttataccaactctcTGCATGTgtgtcttgtaaaaaaaatactttatttttcccacacccattctcggatcaagttgaaactttgtacaattattcattggcaaagacaataaataaattcattttaaaaaatagaccttgcgatctatatggcaTTTGGTGTAAAGTTcctatgtttctgtggccgacagttattgagggtgtcatgtggccagcacaatgacatactgcctttacttttccccaactcatgtcaCATACCGATTACATACCGATTTGAGCtagttggactcagaggcgccctgatgattctgaaataaaaaaattctattcttcatcaggattcaaacctgggtctcccggtttggaagccacgCGCTTACCACTCATCCAATGAGCCTCGTATGCTACCACGGTAGAAATAACTCTTTCTACCTTATTCATATTACATCTTCTCGCAACGTTAAGCGCAAAGGGCTGTAAGCTCTCTCCGCAAAGATCAGTCCACAACTTCCTCACAATTAGTGCCTACAGATTTTAGAACTGTTAGATGGGGAGATGCAAAGCTTATTTAGGGCACTTGTTTCGTCTCGCGCATTCAATTTCAGTACAGCtattggaataagaaatgtgactttattttttatgtctttctgggtattttattacgTTGCGTTTATGTATTTTGTGTGGACTGAAACATATTTAAATGAGCGTTAAGATGTATCTACACACGAGCTatgaactattttaaaaatttggaaAGTTCAAATTTTTACTTAAAATACTGTGGATGAAAGTTTCGTGTCTTTCAATTGTATTATCGTATACATCTCAAAGAGTAACAACTTTTGACTTTCCTGTGTGTAGTCTTACAGCCTGTCCCTGGCAGTGTCACTCCACCTGTTGATGCTACAAAACCCACAGGGCAACCAAATAGTCAAAGACCTTCATGGCAGTTATTCCCACAAAGGATGTTCCAAGTGAGTTGCGTTTGACTTAATgctataaaatatatatctgtCTCAGTTCAGTTCGACTTTCTCAGGGGAAAACGGAAGGCAGAGTACTTATTgaaaaatgatgtgaaaaatatcgtatgctttttaaaatagataGCTTTCCATATTTTTACACACGCCacctatccattagtctgttgcactgttggggcaccacacattcCTCTCCGACGTTTGCATTAAGTTTTCTCCTAAAATGACAAGCCTGTCAATTCTTCGACCTTgttttcccatcgctttctctgcctttcttctttttcctggtactgttctctggaGGAAATTCTTTCCAAGCTCTAAGGACCTGGTGCAAGGGCCACAGAGTTGACCTTTTTATGACAGTGTTCAGCGGGTCATCGTGGAACCCATTGGCCAAAGTGATTCTGTTTCAAATCTCTTGTGATCTCTGTGTTGATGATACCTAGACTCCTTCTGTAATTCTGTAAcattttaatgtatttctaaAATCACACGAAATACTAAAATAGCCAGTTAGTTATATCTGTCCGCAATAGAGGCAAATCTCCAATGACATTTAAATTTCTAAcgtttaaaagaatgtgctACAGACAGTAAACTTCTATTTAGTATAGAAGCCCCATTCAATAAAGCGCTAGTTGTGCTTGAAAATATGTATCTATTTCGGGTGTTCATTGTGTTAGTATTTCAAtcaatattgttatttttatagtaGAGAGGTTGAGGTGGACAATTGTAGTCTAACGGAATTTCCATCTGTTCGGACTAACAAAAATATCTTATCTtgtcgtatcttatcttatcttatttaccTATATGTTTCCGTCTTACTCTGATCAGCTTGTCCAGCCCGCAAGACTCCAGCAGGGCATGCGTCGAGCCACCAATTTTTTCGACAGAGTTAGCCAGAATCCCATGGTCATGCAGCTCGTGGACCCAAGGTGGTGGCTCAACCAGGACTGGAGGGGCATGTTCCGCAACGATGGTCCAGTCGCCAAGAGTGACAGCACAACACTGAGTCCGATCACTGGTCAGCCGGTCTTGATGCCCTTACCGGCTAATATTTGAGCATTACCATCACATAGAGATATAAATTTGAGAATTCagtaaattaattgtttttcatGTCCaataggaacttttttttttgggggggggggggggatatatgCTGCTAGGGAAAAAAAACGTATAGAAGGTCAAGAACACAGACTATCGTATCTTTTAGCATAATGTTTTATcgtttatattattttgaacagtgACCAATTCACTACCAGGGGTGATAACTCGTTATGCTATTAAAATCAATGTTAACTCATTCtcaattaaacaaattatttgtatgattgccattttttaaaaatattatgaataaccatgttttgtgtttcacattaaaaatgttaccatgtgtgtgtgtgtgtgttgttgattttttttttttacataattctgtttaagagttgaagataacCTACTCCTTAGTCcatacctcccgcaggacgacggggtatggcagcgggcagggtatcaACCGAAGGACCACCAAGAAGACCAAACCACAGtgcagcgcgcataccgcacgttttttttttttttttttttcagttcgtGTGATTCTTAAAAGGCATAACATCGAATGAAAGGGTAACATTATGTTAAAAATGCATGTCAAAGCTAGGTCTCCGGTGATACGTAATATTCAGCCTTATTCTTAGTTCATCAAACTCTGTATGAAAACATGATATGATGATTGTATACCGGATCCAACTTTTCAATAGGCTACTAGTTACTAAGCTTCGACTgaataaaaaacattaattttatcACCAAAActtgtatgtatttatattttaaataaaggcAGTATATTTGGTTTGAGATGCAATTGTCTGATTTAACTTAAAGTGGAGGATTGATGTGagtatttaccaaaaaaaatacaagaaaatgagtcggctgTAAGGCTAGCTACAGATCTGTTCTCATTGTAAGTAGAGAcatgaagccattttccgacGACGAATGCATGGCAAAGTGCTTGAAAGCaatgatggaagaaatgtgtcctgaaaaaaaagaatgctgTTGAAGCTGTCAACCATTCTCATGACAATTACAAGGCAGTGACAGATATAGGTAAATAGCTCCAGTGAAAACTAACAGACAAAGTATAATTCTAAATGTTTTCTGTTGTCCATAAAGAGTCTATCCGCATATCTGATACCGTTCTAAATCTTTGTACTTATTCTCCatacactcgccaagagtgggagaacaaactcacaaaaaaaaatcttcactctatccagaagaattgaagaaattaattgtaaataaaataaatgagaaatggacgagctctcatcaaAAGCACAAGAAAAATGACGCTTACTATATAACTTTCGACTCAGAACCCGGCACAACaggaatgcgacaacacatgtaccggaagctcaaaattggaaccagtgaaatctgcccatgtggagtatcaccagagaatgccgaccacgttctccaaaactgctctctttaccaagggGCCCGTATAAgtcactggccccaaaacaccccaatagaaagaaaactatatggagagctccctgatttggaaaccactgcgcatttcatctcatgtattggactagtcatatgaacaatccaacataacaatgagaacgaagaagaagaagaattctGGATACAAACAACTGTTTTTTAAATCAGTGAAGAGAGTTGATATGAGAAGCATCCGAGTCGAAGTCCTATCAAAGAAGTTTCAACCATCACAGAGGATCTTTCTCTTCCTTGGATGAATGACTACTGATGGTGCCACCAATATGGTttgacagcaagagttatttGAAACGCTGGAACTGAGTCGCTGTGACTTCATTGAATTATTCACCCACAAAATTTATGTGGCAAgctgttcagtctgaaccatgatGATTGTGTTCAGATTGAACAATATTAGTCATTTCGATAATCCATCTGCGTCCAATATGTCAAGTGCCCAGAGAAACTTTCAACTGGAACGGATTGACTTACAAAACTAGACATTCTTGCTTGACAAATCTCAAGTGATGCAGACACATGATTTCTACTTTGTGTTGCTTGAAGAAACTTTTCTATATCTCCGAAGACAAGCGATAAGAATGATCACAATAATTGCAAGAACTTATTTGTGAGgacaaactttttcagtgatgAATTGTGCGTGTCCTATGTTACGTAATCGTCTCACAGTCGAACGTCTAGAACTCTGGATTCAGTGCTCGGACTCTAGGTTTCTCATCAATGCAACAGaatatttaaaagttagtttaggaGAAACTTCTCATGTGTTTATGTAACTATTAGATACACGAgtctctaataaaaaaatgtggttgattgtctatttcctttttttttttttacgatgagGCACGCTGTGCGAGTactggaaattaaaatggtccGACGGCcgaataaggttgagcatcactacTGTGTACATTTAATGAAGGGAcataacaaagtttatattaataattGCTGTTACAACAGTAAGAGTTCTAGTTCTTGAGATGCTTATAATGGTTATAggatttctttcttcttttgttttcttttaaattgtgAAAACGTcaaatgcacatttttaaaaatacttcaagTATATTATTCAATGTCAAAACGGACATTTAACTGACATTTAAATGATAATTAAGTATAAACTTTGcttgcagcggttctcaatcttaGACATACGGTGGCTAGACCGCACTTCAAACagtgatgtccttgcgaacgccggtatggacagtatagaatagtggttcccaaacttttttgtctcgtagaccccttgcaatgttttctggttttccgtagaccccctgcttaagttaaattgaatttttgaaaattcatcaatttcaaattacaaattttgtttaaaataatttctaacaaGTGACACGAAGAGtgaaaatagtaatttaaaactacattgtaagttgaattaatttttaaaaataaatttattaacaaaattcaaatttaaacacaTTATATAACAATTAATACGTATAACATACAATCACCACTAAATACATTGgaaactatttgtttttaaaggtttgcaagctaaccatccgttgctacggagattatttttcatatagggatttgttgttttatgaagtAGCTCTTCAaagcattaaatataaatgtacctTAAGTATCACTgtaaaagttttcacaaagagcagtttttcgtggatttcttgagccacaataatttgaataaaaaaatacatcattaccAGACTAGGTTGACTCAGCCAGCTGTATACagaaatatgttgtttgcagaaatatgtcgtttgcaaagacttacataagaagaaagaaatattttgactatATTCCAACAGAGATCAAGAATTTAGTGAACTCTTCTACAAATCCATTGTCCTAACAACCGATGAGTCAAAGTTTGCATGGATGGTTCTCAGAAAGCCACCACAAACGGAGGAGATGGAATACTCATTTAACGGCAAAATggagaaaaattatttttgaaaaattaagtTCATTGTAACTAATGAGCTCTATGACAACCACAGAGAAGAAATAGGAGCACTGGAGCTAACAGCTACCATGCTAGCGAATCAGCCAAGTTCGCCAAACAGTTAAATTTTTTCTTGACCAATATTAAACATAGTCCTTTAAAACTTGACACACTCTGATGCCTCCTAAATGAAACAAATCATGATGCCTGGACTGACGTTCGGTGGTCACCTTGCCTGCTCGCATCTCCCGTCGGTTGGTTTGGGCTAGGCTGTAATTATCCACATAATCTGAAGGAAAATCCAAACGATTTTGTACTAAACATAATGTGTGACCttgtaaagctcaacaacatcaatgttgaaatagaaggctgacacacttgccaaatgtgagaaaacacatacacacttaaaCATTGCAGTCTATCCGGAAGAactgaagaaactaatagtgaattgtcaaaacgagaaatggacaagctcttatTCCGTATAGAAGAAAGATGACACCCATTATAAACTATTCCGATAGGACCACTTATAATTTTTCACATCAGAACCGTATACATCATAATTAGAAAATATATGTCCAGGAAGCTTAAAGTTGGAATCattggagtgtcaccagagaatgccgaccatgcCTTCAAAATTCAAGGGAACATTTACAGTTTTCATGATTCACGGGAACATTTAAAGTTTTCCTTACTTGCAGGAATATACCTCTACATCTTTCTGACATCTAGGAACATACATTTAACCTGACGAGCGGGAACATACTTCTACGTATCAACTAACTTGCAGAAACATGTATTTACATCTTTCATGACTCACGGGAACATAAATCCACATTTTTTACTGACTTGCTGGAACATACATCTACATCTTCTCCGACTTGCAGGAACATACATATACACCTTTCCTAACTCGCGGGAACATACAACTACATATTTCCTGACTTGCGGGAACATACGCCTACATCTTATTTGACTTGTGGGCACATACATTTAAATTGTAACTGACTTCCATGAACCTACACCTACATCTTTCCTGACTTGAGGGAACATacatctacattttattttcactacGTAGTACATACATAAAGGCAGAACTAAGGAACAAATTTATTATGTGTTAGACGTATCCTAAGGCTTGGCGTCGAGTCTGAAGATATAAAGAGAAGTACAGTGTTTCACGTGGCAGTCCTTGTATTATCTATGTCAGTGATGCCCTACCTAATTTGACCTAggggccatttttatttccgacactcgtgtcgcgggccacacgACCAAAAAGGCACAAAAACCAAACGAAATTGACCTGTAACTATTTTTATTAGTAACctttggatctagtacttaccttagttaatgggatatttgtagtcaaacttttttttttgcgcgtTAAGGTGGGCTGGATTGAaacacgtcgcgggccggatctggcccgcggtccgtattttgggcatcactgatctatgtATTTGGTCTCTTTCCGCAGTCGACGTCTGTCCTCGTCAGTAGATTTCCCTTTGGTTTCGAATGGGAATCCCACAGCACTTTGACAGAAATGAAAACTTTGTAATGTCAGCATTAACATATTCCTTTTGAAGGCTTATCTGCAAAGGCTCACAATTAGGGATTTTATTTCAATCAACTATTATACAgcaacttctttttttaaaaaaatgaaccgAAATCTCTTATGCATGCAATCCATTCTGTTCTAATCCCCGTATCCCATGTCTTATTAGGGTGTGTGATCAATTTTCCAGCTCACCAAAATAAACAGACCCCTTGTACCAGTCAAAGTTCTTGACGACCACAATAACATATAATGAAACACTAATCCCTTTCACTTCCTTCTCAGAATTAATGCAAAAGTGAATAGTCAATacatcaggggttctcagcctgtggatcgCTACCCCatttggggtcgattgacgatttgccaggggtcgcctaaggccatcgaaaatatggattgttagtgtctattctt encodes:
- the LOC106069866 gene encoding uncharacterized protein LOC106069866, with protein sequence MLFYLLFAVTVFVGCLAQQVPCSTGKSVCEVSESLSIINNEHFCCEIGFNMQFKNRVINGTTQPECVCNRHYYVSDCIEDQLQCEGATSFTTDGNSVKCCRNGESMNSVMNSIVNGVRADYCRCIRYVGNSGSSRYFSRRPARPSSRIANRNYFNGPLGFAQMAGQMLEGFGRGINDVATGFVNGDPVLQPVPGSVTPPVDATKPTGQPNSQRPSWQLFPQRMFQLVQPARLQQGMRRATNFFDRVSQNPMVMQLVDPRWWLNQDWRGMFRNDGPVAKSDSTTLSPITGQPVLMPLPANI